The Buchnera aphidicola (Mindarus japonicus) genomic interval TTTTCTTTGAACCTTATTCAGCCTTAGTATCTTCTGAAAAAGGATATTTTGATATTAAAAATATCATACAAAATTCTCAAAAGCATTTATTAAATGAAGGATGGTTATTAATAGAACATGGTTCTACTCAGAAAAAATTTATAAATGAATTTATGAAATTTAATAATTTTAAAAATGTTCATAGTTATAAAGATTATCAAGGATTTTATCGTGTTACAATAGGACAGAAAAAGTAATTTTTTTTTAATAAATATAAGCAGTTCAACTCTTTTTAAAAATTCGGTATAATATTTTTATATATAAAAACTAAATATTTTATTTAATATTTAATAGGTATTAAATTTATTTAATTTAACCAAAAAATTAAAAATAATTTATGAATAAAAATATATTTTTTTTAAAAAAATACTAATTTAAATAAATATTATTGAGAGTAATATGAAAATTTTTTCTAATATTGATTTTTCTAAACAATCCATTTTTGAATCTATGTTAGTAGCTTTTAAGCTGATAAGAAAAAACTTTCCTACTGAAGAAGTAAAAAAAGAGTTAAAATTCCGATTAGAAGAAGTAAAATTCTTAATTAGAGATGAAAAAAATGAAATTAATAAACTAAAAAAAATGTTGAAGATATTTTATTCAAAATGGGGATTTGGAGGGGCAAAAAAAAAATATAAGTTATCTGATGTTTTATGGATTGATAAAGTTTTAAAGACACGTCAAGGAACAGCTGTTTCATTGGGAATAATCTTACTTTATATGGCAAAAGAATTGAGTTTATCGTTAACTCCTATAATTTTTCCAACTCAGCTTATTTTAAAATCTGATTTAAAAAATAAAAAATCATGGTTAATTAACCCTTTTAATGGAGAAACTTTAAATGAACATATATTAGAAGTTTGGTTAAAAGGAAATATTAGTCCTACAGCTACATTGTATAAAAATGATTTAAATCAAGCAAAGTCGTTAACAGTTATTAGAAAAGTGTTAAATACTTTAAAAGCAGCATTAATGGAAGAAAAAAAAATGGAATTAGCTTTAAATGTAAGTAATTTGTTAATTCAATTAAATCCAAATGATCCCTATGAAATTAGAGATAGAGGATTAATTTACGCTCAACTTGAATGTGGAAAAGTAGCACTAAGTGATTTAACATATTTTATTGAGCATTGTCCCGAAGATCCAATTAGTGAAATTATAAAAGTTAAGATACATTCTATAGAGCAAAAAAGAACAACTTTTCATTAATAATAAATTTAATAAAAAGTTTACTTAGATTTAATTAATTATTTTTATAAATAAATTCTTTGAATATTAGTTAAATTATTAGTAATTTAGTTATAAATTAAAATAAATATATTTTGTTTATTAAGATAAATGTATAATTAATAAAATATTTTTTTGATAAATTAGGAATTATATGTCTAAGAAATTAGTATTTGTTATTAATTCTGGAAGTTCTTCATTGAAGTTTTCATTAATCGATTCTAAAAGTTACAAAAGATTTTTAACAGGAATTGTAGAATGTTTGTATTTAATAAATACAAACATTTCTTGGAAAACAAAAAATATTTCTATTAAAAATTTTTTTTTGAAATCGTATTCTACTCATGAAAACGCTCTTGAATTTATTATTAATAATATTATTAAAAAAAAAATAGACATTTTTAACGATATAATTTCCGTAGGTCATAGAGTAGTGCATGGTGGAAAAAAAATAAAATCTTCAGTGATAATAAATGAATCAATAATGGATATTATAAAAAAAGCATCTTGTTTTGCTCCTTTGCATAATTCTGTTAATTTATTAGGAATAAAATTACTTATAAAAATTTTACCATTTCTTAGAAAAAAAAATGTAGCAGTATTTGATACTTCTTTTTATCAAAGGCTACCGGAAAAAGCATATTTATATGGAATTCCATATATTTTTTATAAAAAATATGGAATTCGAAGATATGGAGCACATGGAATTAGTCATTCATATATAATGAAAAAAACAGCTGAAATAATATGTAAAGATATAATGTCTATTAATATTATTTCTTGTCATTTAGGAAATGGTGCCTCTGTATCAGTTATAAAGAATGGAATTTGTATTGATACTTCTATGGGTTTAACTCCTTTAGAAGGTTTGGTTATGGGTACACGTAGTGGAGATATAGATCCATCGTTTATTTTTTATTTGTATGAAAATATGAACATGGAAATAAAAGAAATTAAAAATTTATTAACTAAAAAATCAGGTATTTTAGGTTTAAGTGAAGAAACTAGTGATTTTAGATTTTCTGAAAAAAAATATTTTTCTAATAAAAAAGCAAAGCGTGCAGTGGATATTTTTTCTTATAAATTAGTGAAATATATTTCATCTTATTTTTTTTTAATAGCAAAAGAAATAGATGCTTTAGTTTTTACAGGTGGAATTGGACAAAATTCTGTTTTAGTAAGAAAACTAACAGTTTCTCAATTATCCAGTTTAGGATTTGAATTAAGTGAAAAATTTAATAATGAAAATGGTTTTAAAAATAATTTTTGTATTAGTTCAAAAAAAAGTATTCCTATCTTAGTCGTTTCAACAGATGAGGAAATAGAAATTGCCAAAGAAACAATTCGTTTAATTAATTAAAATTATAAACATATGAAATTATGAGGTGTTTCTATGTCAAAAGTAATTATGTTAATTCCTATTGAAAAAAATGTAGGTTTAACCACTATTAGTTTAGGGGTAATTTCTACAATTAAAAAGGAAAATTTAGTTACCAACTTTTTTAAACCTATTATTAACAGCAATAATCAAAAAAGAATAGATCATACTTCTCAATTACTTAAAAATAATTCCTCTGTTTTTATTATAAAATCTATTTATCAAAAAATATATAATATAGAATATAAAAAAATTTTTTTTTCTAATCTAATAGAAAAAATTATAGATAGATATGAAACTTATAAAGACAATTCAGAAATTACTTTAATTGAAGGATTAAATATAAAAAGTAATTGTATATGGAATAAATTAAATTTTAAAATAGCTAGAATTTTAAATGCAAATATTGTGTTTGTAGCAACATATAAAAACAAATCTTATTTAAGTCAATTTGAAAAAAAAAATTCAATTTTTTATTTAAATGAAAATGTTAAAGGAATTATTTTTAATAAAAAAGATGAACCATGTTTTTTAAAGAAAGTAAAAAATATTAAAGAATTTGATTTTTTTTACCAAGAAAAATTTTTTTTAAAAAAAAATTTTTCTAAAAAAATAACATGTTTTAATAATGTTGTGTCTATTTCTTGGAATATGAAGTTATTAGAAATTCCAATACTAAATATTATTAATTATATTAATGCTTTTATAGTTTACAAAAAAAATAAAATAAATAACCTTTTAATTAAAAAAATAAAAATTTTAAAAAATAATTTTAATTTTCTAAAAAAAGAAAATATTTCAAATTCATTAATTATAATTGAAAATAGTTTGTTAAATAATTTTAAATATCATATAAATTATTTTCTTAAAAAAAATATTAATTTTTCTATATTAGTAACTTCTGGAAATATAAAAAAGTATTCTTTATATTTAAGTTTTCTTGAAATGAATATTCCAATATTTTTTACTTATCTTGATAATTATGAAATTTTAATTTTATTAAAAAATTTTCATTTCAAATGTTCTTCGAAAGATGTAGAAAGAATTCAAAAAATACAAAAATATATAAAATCATTTTTTAGTAAAACATGGATAAAAAAAATATTAGAAAAAAAAATAAATAGTTCCTTTACAATTTCATCTGAATTATTTAAGTATAACTTAAAAAAAACTGCGATTTCATTAAAAAAAACAATTCTTCTTCCTGAAGGAAATGATATTAGGATTATAAAATCTGCTATTCAATGTAATCGATTGAAAATAGCTAATTGTATTTTATTAGGAAATATAAATGAAATTAATAATATTGCTTTAAGTAATAATATTTTTTTAAATAATAATGTTCAAATTATAGATCCAGATACTATCAGGGAGAAATATAAAAAAGACTTAATTAGTATATATAAGAAAAAAAAAATAGACATAAAAAATGTTAAAGATGATATTAAAAAAAATGTTGTTTTAGGAATGTTGCTACTACTAAATAATGTAGTAGATGGTGTAGTAGTAGGCGCTACAAATACTACTGCTGAAGTAATTCGTTCTGCATTAAGAATTATTAAGATGTCTAATAAATGTAAACTTATTTCTTCCGTATTTTTCATGTTATTAAGAAAAAATACTTTAATTTATTCTGATTGTGCGATCAATCCTAACCCTACTTCCGAGCAATTAGCAGAAATTGCTATTCAATCATTCAATACAGCTAAAATTTTTGGAATAGTTCCAA includes:
- the sirB1 gene encoding invasion regulator SirB1 → MKIFSNIDFSKQSIFESMLVAFKLIRKNFPTEEVKKELKFRLEEVKFLIRDEKNEINKLKKMLKIFYSKWGFGGAKKKYKLSDVLWIDKVLKTRQGTAVSLGIILLYMAKELSLSLTPIIFPTQLILKSDLKNKKSWLINPFNGETLNEHILEVWLKGNISPTATLYKNDLNQAKSLTVIRKVLNTLKAALMEEKKMELALNVSNLLIQLNPNDPYEIRDRGLIYAQLECGKVALSDLTYFIEHCPEDPISEIIKVKIHSIEQKRTTFH
- a CDS encoding acetate/propionate family kinase, which produces MSKKLVFVINSGSSSLKFSLIDSKSYKRFLTGIVECLYLINTNISWKTKNISIKNFFLKSYSTHENALEFIINNIIKKKIDIFNDIISVGHRVVHGGKKIKSSVIINESIMDIIKKASCFAPLHNSVNLLGIKLLIKILPFLRKKNVAVFDTSFYQRLPEKAYLYGIPYIFYKKYGIRRYGAHGISHSYIMKKTAEIICKDIMSINIISCHLGNGASVSVIKNGICIDTSMGLTPLEGLVMGTRSGDIDPSFIFYLYENMNMEIKEIKNLLTKKSGILGLSEETSDFRFSEKKYFSNKKAKRAVDIFSYKLVKYISSYFFLIAKEIDALVFTGGIGQNSVLVRKLTVSQLSSLGFELSEKFNNENGFKNNFCISSKKSIPILVVSTDEEIEIAKETIRLIN
- the pta gene encoding phosphate acetyltransferase, which encodes MSKVIMLIPIEKNVGLTTISLGVISTIKKENLVTNFFKPIINSNNQKRIDHTSQLLKNNSSVFIIKSIYQKIYNIEYKKIFFSNLIEKIIDRYETYKDNSEITLIEGLNIKSNCIWNKLNFKIARILNANIVFVATYKNKSYLSQFEKKNSIFYLNENVKGIIFNKKDEPCFLKKVKNIKEFDFFYQEKFFLKKNFSKKITCFNNVVSISWNMKLLEIPILNIINYINAFIVYKKNKINNLLIKKIKILKNNFNFLKKENISNSLIIIENSLLNNFKYHINYFLKKNINFSILVTSGNIKKYSLYLSFLEMNIPIFFTYLDNYEILILLKNFHFKCSSKDVERIQKIQKYIKSFFSKTWIKKILEKKINSSFTISSELFKYNLKKTAISLKKTILLPEGNDIRIIKSAIQCNRLKIANCILLGNINEINNIALSNNIFLNNNVQIIDPDTIREKYKKDLISIYKKKKIDIKNVKDDIKKNVVLGMLLLLNNVVDGVVVGATNTTAEVIRSALRIIKMSNKCKLISSVFFMLLRKNTLIYSDCAINPNPTSEQLAEIAIQSFNTAKIFGIVPKIAMLSYSTDFSGGKNFLTDKIMIAKKILNKKRPDIPVEGPIQYDAAIEPKISKLKFPKSSLKGESTIFIFPDLNSGNIAYKAVQNSTNSTCIGPILQGMKKPVNDLSRGSSVDDIIYTIAATVIQSRKN